The Armatimonadota bacterium genomic interval CCGACATCGCCCAGCTGAGGGCGATCGTGCGGCCGACCGGGTTCTACCAGCAGAAGTCCGCCACCCTGCAGGCTTGCGCGCGCGCCTTGCTGGAGCGCCACGGCGGCGAAATCCCCCCCGACATGGACCACCTCACCCGCCTGCCCGGGGTGGGGCGGAAGACGGCCAACGTGCTGTTCTCCGCGGCCGCGATCGAGCAATGGCCGGACTGGCCCCACGCGCCCCGAGAGCGCGACGGCACCGGCATCGTCGTCGATACGCACGTCGCGCGCCTGAGCCGGCGGCTGGCGTTGAGCCTGCACACCGACCCCGTCAAGATCGAGCAGGACCTGATGGCGCTGATCCCGCGCAGGGAGTGGGCCCGGTTTGCGCTGCGGTTGATTTACTTCGGACGGGAAATCTGTACCGCCAAGCAGCCCAAGTGCCCATTCTGTCCGCTCAGCGAGCTGTGCCCTTCCTCGAAGTACCTCGGGAGGCCACCGTGGATGGAACGCTCCCGGTCGGGGGCTGCCAAACCGGACCGGAGGCGGGCCCGTGCGCCTAACGCCTGATGGACCGCCGCAGCAACAGGTAGAGGGCCACCAAGGCGGCAAAGATCACCCAGGTCAGCCAGTGGCCGCTGCGGGGCCGCTGTGCGTCCGCCGGTGGCGAGACCGGACCCGCGACGATCTCAGAGGTCCCGCCCGCAGCCCGGGTCCAGGCCAGCCAGACTTCGCTTGCGGCATACAGCGTGGGGTGCGCCCCGGGCCCAAGCGATTGGATCGGACGCCACCGGCCCTCGCGGCGCCGGAGCAGCACCCGGTCTTTGGAGATCCAGGCGACGTAGACGGTCCTGTCCGCACCCACCGCGACGGTCGGGGCCTCCCCGGCCTCGGCGGACACCGTTTCCTCGGCGACGAGCGCCCCGAGTGACAGGCGCGCGTAGGTAACGAACGGGCCCGCGCGATCCCGCCGTTCCCACACCAGGTGCGCCGTGCCGTCGGGTTCGA includes:
- the nth gene encoding endonuclease III; this translates as MPPRRPLHTPPGPPRESAERKRARAARIVALLRRRYPDPQIPLRHRSPFELLIATILSAQCTDEMVNRVTPLLFERFPTPEAMAAADIAQLRAIVRPTGFYQQKSATLQACARALLERHGGEIPPDMDHLTRLPGVGRKTANVLFSAAAIEQWPDWPHAPRERDGTGIVVDTHVARLSRRLALSLHTDPVKIEQDLMALIPRREWARFALRLIYFGREICTAKQPKCPFCPLSELCPSSKYLGRPPWMERSRSGAAKPDRRRARAPNA